In one window of Campylobacter sp. DNA:
- a CDS encoding DUF4435 domain-containing protein, protein MKFKYWLPDEENEKKEYETDKNAIIVVGANGSGKSKLGAWIEQQSMDLVHRIGAQRNLNFNENISLRNYSQSEDLVFYGTVDPNFKIDKNYRWDWGRQLTTKMIDDFEAVLSAILALKNEENDAFVSEYKKGKESNHNNMPDPPTTVIDKLQTIWDYVFPQRKLYICDSKFYAVLGDQKYPANQMSDGERSVLYFASQVLCVPKDKILIIDEPEIHLHESIMNTLWTTLEQYRKDCLFIYITHDINFATLHEHADKFWIKQYDGVKWVFKKIEKDINLPENLLLDILGSRKSVLFVEGGKFSCDIRLYSILYPDYYIIPCGSCEQVISRTKAFRNTNTLHHFEVYGIIDRDFRSEHELEIYKAKNVYAINVAEIENLFITEEVVRFISNLFGKDENDIFSTIKNYIVKERFEKQIDSQISKSVLYEIKYRLSNSAIDGKNKKEIDNSLKNFISSLKYEDIWKEQNDKFQNALSNDNYKDIIKIFNEKNLASTIGHYFGIENKEYIATVIGMMSKDEENKKKFVSALMSYLPTEIPTKKYR, encoded by the coding sequence ATGAAATTTAAATATTGGTTGCCAGACGAAGAAAATGAGAAAAAAGAGTATGAAACAGATAAAAATGCAATTATTGTAGTCGGCGCTAATGGCTCTGGAAAAAGTAAACTGGGAGCATGGATAGAACAGCAGAGTATGGATTTGGTTCATCGCATAGGAGCACAAAGGAATTTAAATTTCAATGAAAATATTTCTTTAAGAAATTATTCCCAATCAGAAGATCTAGTATTTTATGGGACTGTTGATCCTAACTTTAAGATAGATAAGAACTATCGATGGGACTGGGGAAGACAATTGACAACAAAAATGATAGATGATTTTGAAGCTGTTCTCTCGGCTATACTTGCATTAAAAAATGAAGAAAATGATGCATTTGTTAGTGAATACAAGAAAGGTAAAGAATCAAATCACAACAACATGCCTGATCCTCCAACAACAGTTATTGATAAGCTACAGACTATATGGGATTACGTATTTCCTCAAAGGAAACTTTATATATGTGATTCAAAATTTTATGCAGTATTGGGGGATCAAAAATATCCTGCTAATCAAATGAGTGACGGTGAGCGTTCAGTTTTATATTTTGCCTCTCAGGTATTATGCGTTCCTAAAGATAAAATTTTAATCATAGATGAGCCAGAAATTCATTTGCACGAATCTATAATGAACACTTTATGGACTACGCTCGAGCAATATCGTAAAGATTGTTTATTTATTTATATTACACACGATATAAATTTTGCTACTTTACATGAGCATGCAGACAAATTTTGGATAAAACAATATGATGGTGTAAAATGGGTTTTTAAGAAAATTGAAAAAGATATAAATCTTCCTGAAAATTTACTACTGGATATACTTGGAAGTAGAAAAAGCGTATTGTTTGTCGAGGGCGGTAAATTTAGTTGTGATATACGACTTTATTCAATATTGTATCCAGATTATTACATAATTCCTTGTGGAAGCTGCGAGCAGGTTATATCTCGAACAAAAGCATTTAGAAATACCAATACACTACATCATTTTGAAGTATATGGAATAATAGATAGAGATTTTCGTAGTGAACATGAATTGGAAATATATAAAGCGAAAAATGTGTATGCCATTAATGTCGCGGAAATTGAAAATTTATTTATAACCGAAGAAGTTGTGCGATTTATATCTAATCTTTTTGGTAAGGATGAAAATGATATTTTTTCAACAATTAAAAATTATATAGTAAAAGAAAGATTTGAAAAACAAATCGATAGCCAAATATCCAAGAGCGTCTTGTATGAGATAAAGTATAGGTTATCAAATTCCGCTATAGACGGCAAAAATAAAAAGGAAATAGATAATTCGCTTAAAAATTTTATATCATCCTTAAAATATGAAGATATATGGAAAGAACAAAATGACAAATTTCAAAATGCATTATCAAACGATAATTACAAAGATATTATTAAAATATTCAATGAAAAGAACTTGGCAAGTACGATCGGTCACTATTTTGGAATTGAAAATAAAGAATATATCGCAACAGTCATCGGTATGATGTCTAAAGATGAAGAAAATAAGAAAAAATTTGTGTCAGCCCTGATGTCATATTTGCCAACAGAAATACCAACAAAAAAATATAGGTAA
- the kcuS gene encoding KCU-star family selenoprotein produces MKKFKFNPLAAPKAVARFLARADAALTPLIGLGDYEGYLRHFRSAHPDEIPLSRAEFFRAMQDSKAKNVKC; encoded by the coding sequence ATGAAAAAGTTTAAATTTAATCCGCTCGCAGCCCCGAAGGCAGTGGCGAGGTTTTTGGCGCGCGCGGATGCCGCACTTACGCCGCTCATCGGGCTCGGCGATTACGAGGGCTATCTACGCCATTTCAGAAGCGCTCATCCGGACGAAATCCCGCTAAGCAGGGCGGAATTTTTCCGCGCGATGCAAGACAGCAAGGCAAAAAACGTCAAGTGCTGA
- a CDS encoding carbon starvation CstA family protein — protein MKFWQKILWAAVAVIGAWCFGVLALNKGESISAVWLVVASACIYLIGYTFYGRFIAYRVFELNDRRATPAVIRNDGRDYVPTNKYVLFGHHFAAIAGAGPLVGPVVAAQMGYLPGTIWLLVGVVLAGAVHDFIVLVLSTRRGGKSLGEMIKEEMGKLTGGIAMIGIFFIMLIIVAILAMVVVKALANSPWGLFTIAMTIPIAIFMGIYMRFLRPGKVSEASIIGFVLLMLALWGGHYVSIDPYWHDVFSLKGETLALLTIGYGFIAAILPVWLLLAPRDYLSTFLKLGVIIGMAVAIIFVAPELKMPATTKFIDGTGPVFAGPIFPFLFITIACGAISGFHALISSGTTPKMLERETHTLFIGYGSMLMESLVGVMALVAACILSPGEYFAINSPAAVLGKDAVSAAAYINSIGFSITPEQIGALASNVGETTMMSRTGGAPTFAMGLTMLLHQIIGGKELMAFWYHFAILFEALFILTAVDAGTRTGRFMVQEILGNVYKPFSDTKNSLYGIIATLICVAGWGYLLYSGVTDPMGGIYTLWPLFGASNQMLAGIALLLATVVLFKMGKQKYAFVTIAPAIWVLITTLYAAILKLMPANGERVHDAVSHVAIAQNTAAKLASLSDPAAIEKAQAIIRNNVIDAVLCALFVVVTIIVIAQTIRMCLKISKGGASEGYFKLAESEYVDRGVYEKV, from the coding sequence ATGAAATTTTGGCAAAAGATCCTTTGGGCGGCGGTTGCCGTCATAGGAGCGTGGTGTTTCGGCGTACTTGCGCTAAATAAGGGCGAGAGTATCAGCGCCGTCTGGCTCGTAGTGGCCAGCGCGTGCATCTATCTGATCGGATACACCTTCTACGGGCGCTTTATCGCGTATCGCGTCTTTGAGCTGAACGATCGCCGCGCAACTCCTGCGGTGATCCGAAACGACGGACGCGATTACGTCCCTACGAACAAATACGTCCTTTTCGGCCACCATTTCGCCGCTATCGCTGGCGCCGGACCGCTCGTAGGTCCAGTAGTGGCCGCACAGATGGGCTATCTGCCCGGCACTATTTGGCTTTTGGTAGGCGTCGTGCTCGCAGGCGCGGTGCATGATTTCATCGTGCTCGTGCTCTCCACACGACGCGGCGGCAAGAGCCTCGGCGAGATGATCAAAGAGGAGATGGGTAAGCTCACGGGCGGCATCGCGATGATCGGGATTTTTTTCATCATGCTGATCATCGTGGCGATCTTGGCGATGGTCGTCGTAAAGGCGCTCGCAAACTCGCCGTGGGGGCTTTTTACGATCGCGATGACGATACCGATCGCCATATTTATGGGAATTTACATGAGGTTCTTGCGCCCGGGCAAGGTCAGCGAGGCATCGATCATCGGCTTTGTTTTGCTGATGCTTGCGCTTTGGGGCGGACATTACGTCTCGATCGATCCGTACTGGCACGACGTTTTTTCGCTAAAGGGTGAGACGCTCGCGCTTCTTACGATCGGCTACGGCTTTATCGCGGCGATCTTGCCCGTGTGGCTGCTGCTTGCGCCGCGCGATTATCTAAGCACCTTCCTTAAGCTTGGCGTAATCATCGGCATGGCAGTCGCGATAATCTTTGTCGCACCCGAGCTTAAAATGCCCGCTACGACGAAATTTATCGACGGCACGGGTCCTGTTTTTGCAGGCCCGATATTTCCGTTTTTGTTTATTACGATCGCGTGCGGCGCGATCTCGGGCTTTCATGCGCTGATCTCCAGCGGTACGACGCCGAAGATGCTCGAGCGCGAAACCCACACTCTTTTCATCGGCTACGGCTCGATGCTTATGGAAAGCCTCGTGGGCGTAATGGCGCTCGTAGCGGCGTGCATCCTAAGCCCGGGCGAATACTTCGCTATCAACTCGCCAGCTGCGGTACTGGGCAAAGACGCGGTAAGCGCCGCGGCGTACATAAATTCTATCGGATTTAGCATTACGCCCGAGCAGATCGGCGCCTTGGCTTCAAACGTCGGCGAAACCACGATGATGAGCCGCACGGGCGGCGCTCCTACCTTTGCGATGGGACTAACGATGCTGCTGCATCAGATCATCGGCGGCAAGGAGCTGATGGCGTTTTGGTACCATTTCGCGATTTTATTTGAGGCGCTATTTATTCTAACCGCGGTCGATGCTGGCACGCGCACCGGTCGCTTTATGGTGCAAGAAATTTTAGGCAACGTCTATAAGCCATTCTCCGATACCAAAAACTCCCTCTACGGCATCATTGCGACGCTGATCTGCGTGGCGGGCTGGGGCTATCTGCTCTACAGCGGCGTTACCGATCCTATGGGCGGAATTTACACGCTGTGGCCGCTTTTCGGCGCGTCCAATCAGATGCTCGCGGGCATCGCGCTGTTGCTCGCTACGGTGGTGCTTTTTAAAATGGGCAAGCAAAAATACGCCTTCGTCACGATCGCTCCTGCGATCTGGGTGCTTATAACCACGCTTTATGCGGCGATCTTGAAGCTGATGCCGGCTAACGGTGAGCGCGTGCACGACGCGGTAAGCCACGTGGCTATCGCGCAAAATACCGCCGCTAAGCTCGCTAGTCTAAGCGATCCTGCGGCGATCGAAAAGGCGCAGGCTATCATCAGAAATAACGTCATCGACGCCGTGCTATGTGCTCTTTTCGTCGTCGTTACGATCATCGTCATCGCCCAAACGATAAGGATGTGCCTTAAAATTTCAAAAGGCGGCGCGAGCGAGGGATATTTTAAGCTGGCGGAAAGCGAGTACGTGGATAGGGGCGTTTATGAAAAAGTTTAA
- a CDS encoding iron ABC transporter permease, protein MSFKFYLFLIAAFVLLALVAVSSGGASISLGDIAKFFTFGEIDETKQLILLQMRLPRLVMGILVGALLATSGVVVQSVFLNPLADPYIIGIASAATFGAVIAYLLGLSDVFYGIFAFLSASALSIVIFKLAAHTRSISTLLIVGIAVSSFLGAFTSFAVYLIGEDSFRITAWMMGYLGGANWQKIALLLPPLLFCMAYFYAKRHELNIILNGDEEAKSLGLNVEKSKKSLLIVSSLIIGFSVAFTGMIGFVGLIIPHTLRMALRTSSNAVLIPASALTGGLFLLFCDVIAKNILSPVEIPIGVVTSFFGAPFFLYLAFRKHA, encoded by the coding sequence ATGAGCTTTAAATTTTATCTCTTTCTAATCGCAGCTTTCGTATTGCTTGCTTTAGTAGCCGTAAGTAGCGGCGGAGCGAGCATTTCGCTAGGCGACATCGCGAAATTTTTCACCTTCGGCGAGATAGACGAGACCAAGCAGCTCATCTTGCTACAAATGCGCCTGCCGCGCCTAGTAATGGGCATCTTAGTGGGTGCGCTGCTGGCAACTTCGGGGGTGGTTGTGCAAAGCGTATTTTTAAACCCGCTCGCAGACCCTTACATCATCGGCATCGCCTCGGCAGCGACTTTTGGCGCAGTCATAGCCTATCTACTAGGGCTTAGCGACGTTTTTTACGGAATTTTCGCGTTTTTAAGCGCAAGCGCGTTGTCGATCGTGATCTTTAAGCTCGCCGCTCACACCCGCTCGATCTCGACGCTACTGATCGTAGGTATCGCCGTGTCTTCGTTTTTGGGCGCATTTACCTCTTTCGCGGTCTATCTCATCGGAGAGGATAGCTTTAGGATTACGGCGTGGATGATGGGCTATCTAGGCGGCGCCAACTGGCAGAAGATCGCGCTTTTACTGCCGCCGTTGCTGTTTTGCATGGCGTATTTTTACGCGAAGCGCCACGAGCTAAATATCATCTTAAACGGCGACGAGGAGGCGAAGTCGCTGGGGCTCAACGTCGAGAAATCCAAAAAAAGCCTGCTCATCGTCTCCTCGCTCATCATCGGCTTTTCGGTCGCATTTACGGGGATGATAGGCTTCGTGGGGCTCATCATTCCGCATACGCTTCGCATGGCGCTTCGCACGTCTAGCAACGCCGTGCTGATCCCCGCTAGCGCGCTTACGGGCGGGCTTTTTCTTTTGTTTTGCGACGTCATAGCCAAAAACATCCTCTCACCGGTAGAAATTCCGATCGGCGTGGTGACTTCGTTTTTCGGAGCGCCATTTTTCCTATACCTCGCGTTTAGGAAGCATGCATGA
- a CDS encoding ABC transporter ATP-binding protein, with protein MKISALNFSYGKRAILQDVCLNLERGKFYGILGPNGCGKSTLLKNILQILKPASGIIEINGKRASEYGLKELAALIGFVPQKTALAAPLSVKEILLAGRFCRLKSAFSGYDASDHAKVEQMAELLDVKKFLERSAFELSGGEFGRVLLARALVSEPEILLLDEPTGALDMNYAIEAMSICENLTRSLNLTSVIVLHDLNLASLFCDEIFMLKDGAVRYRGSASELFTPQIIKEIYGFEALIVEENGVKFILPKKEKL; from the coding sequence ATGAAAATTTCAGCGCTAAACTTCAGCTACGGCAAGCGGGCGATCCTGCAAGACGTATGTCTGAATTTAGAACGGGGTAAATTTTACGGGATTTTGGGCCCTAACGGCTGTGGCAAGAGCACTTTGCTAAAAAACATATTGCAAATTTTAAAGCCTGCAAGCGGGATCATCGAAATAAACGGCAAAAGAGCAAGCGAATACGGCCTAAAAGAGCTTGCCGCACTCATCGGCTTCGTACCGCAAAAAACAGCCCTCGCCGCGCCGCTTAGCGTGAAAGAAATTTTGCTTGCGGGCAGATTTTGCCGATTAAAAAGCGCTTTTAGCGGCTACGATGCGAGCGATCACGCTAAAGTGGAGCAAATGGCAGAGCTTTTGGACGTGAAAAAATTCCTAGAGCGTAGCGCATTTGAGCTAAGCGGCGGGGAGTTCGGGCGCGTGCTGCTTGCTAGAGCGCTCGTCAGCGAGCCTGAAATTTTACTGCTCGATGAGCCCACGGGCGCGCTAGATATGAACTACGCCATCGAGGCGATGAGCATCTGCGAAAACCTGACGCGCTCTTTAAATTTAACGAGCGTCATCGTGCTGCACGATCTAAATTTAGCCTCGCTATTTTGCGATGAAATTTTTATGCTAAAAGACGGCGCAGTGAGATATCGCGGCAGTGCGAGCGAACTTTTTACGCCGCAGATCATAAAAGAAATTTACGGCTTTGAAGCCTTAATAGTAGAAGAAAACGGAGTAAAGTTTATACTACCCAAAAAGGAGAAATTATGA
- a CDS encoding helical backbone metal receptor has translation MKKILIALTAASFVFAKGLVVLDPAAVEIIYALGAQDQIAAIATTSMSKIRPQAETAKLPSVGTYVKPNMEKIVELKPDLVITSFRSAGVSENLQKLGLKSLAMDANSTADICQNVKKVAVIVKKESEADKICAQMDGVFANKPALRSKKVAMFFGANATMAFNDKTLIGDIFARLGAKNIADGLKGSTPSVSAEYILEQNPDIIVVVGGETEDFLKANPILSNTKAVKSGKILKAPTLILRGSPQIGETVDEIYAEATK, from the coding sequence ATGAAAAAAATTCTTATAGCTTTGACTGCGGCGAGCTTTGTATTTGCCAAAGGTCTAGTCGTACTTGATCCCGCCGCAGTCGAGATCATCTACGCTTTGGGCGCGCAGGATCAGATCGCTGCGATCGCCACCACTTCGATGAGCAAGATCCGCCCGCAGGCTGAAACCGCAAAACTGCCTAGCGTAGGCACCTACGTAAAGCCGAATATGGAAAAGATCGTCGAGCTTAAGCCTGATCTGGTTATTACGAGCTTCCGCTCCGCAGGCGTTAGCGAGAATCTACAAAAGCTGGGACTTAAAAGCCTTGCGATGGATGCAAACTCTACCGCAGATATCTGCCAAAACGTAAAGAAGGTCGCGGTGATCGTAAAAAAGGAGAGCGAGGCGGATAAAATTTGCGCGCAGATGGACGGCGTCTTTGCGAATAAACCCGCGCTTCGCAGTAAAAAAGTGGCTATGTTTTTCGGCGCGAACGCTACGATGGCTTTCAACGACAAAACCCTCATCGGCGATATTTTTGCTCGTCTCGGCGCTAAAAACATCGCAGACGGCCTAAAAGGTAGCACGCCTTCGGTATCTGCCGAATATATCCTCGAGCAAAACCCCGATATAATCGTAGTTGTGGGCGGCGAGACGGAGGATTTTTTAAAGGCAAATCCGATCCTTAGCAACACCAAAGCGGTAAAATCGGGCAAAATTTTAAAAGCTCCGACGCTCATCTTGCGGGGCAGCCCGCAGATCGGCGAGACGGTGGATGAAATTTACGCGGAGGCAACGAAATAG
- a CDS encoding radical SAM protein: MFKERIKSHHRSKLFESVSASENELFDALEQPAKDSDCVIYLHVPFCDNICSFCSMMRSKLGDELDEYAKFLIRQIKDYGEMPYFDTKSVKSIYFGGGTPSVFSEAHFEKVLGALHKNFKIADDCEISIETTLHNLDTQKALALQSFGVNRFSIGVQTFSRQGRALLNRVHKPARAIERLKDLREKFDGMLCCDIIYNFPNESVEEAVADARYVDELGLDSASFYSLMFFDGSELSKKIDKSYYDLEIDKKLHHAFAEALLQSGNFEVLELTKLARKGRDNYGYIKLSHKGTDILPIGNGAGGHVAGFGIYGVSGHKMISRIDEREAKYSALNNLFQYPIVSLNELKEALSASIYDEAVQKLKEFESWGLLELKDQRSILSLDGIFWGNNINEEIANIVRKDFV, encoded by the coding sequence ATGTTTAAAGAACGCATTAAATCCCACCACCGCTCCAAACTTTTCGAGAGCGTTTCCGCAAGCGAAAACGAGCTGTTCGACGCGCTGGAGCAGCCTGCGAAAGACAGCGATTGCGTGATCTATCTTCATGTGCCCTTTTGCGATAATATCTGCTCGTTTTGTTCGATGATGCGCTCCAAACTCGGCGACGAGCTGGACGAATACGCTAAATTTTTAATCCGCCAGATCAAAGACTACGGCGAGATGCCCTACTTCGATACCAAAAGCGTTAAAAGTATCTACTTCGGCGGCGGTACGCCGAGCGTATTTAGCGAAGCTCACTTCGAAAAGGTTCTGGGCGCGCTGCATAAAAATTTTAAAATCGCGGACGACTGCGAGATCAGCATAGAAACCACGCTGCATAATCTAGATACGCAAAAAGCGCTTGCCTTGCAAAGCTTCGGCGTAAACCGCTTTAGCATCGGCGTGCAGACCTTCAGCAGACAGGGGCGCGCGCTTCTGAACCGCGTGCATAAGCCCGCTCGCGCAATCGAGCGACTAAAGGATCTTAGAGAAAAATTTGACGGCATGCTCTGTTGCGACATCATCTACAACTTCCCGAACGAAAGCGTAGAGGAGGCGGTCGCGGACGCGCGCTATGTAGATGAGCTAGGTCTAGATAGCGCTAGCTTTTACTCGCTGATGTTTTTCGATGGCTCGGAGCTATCCAAAAAGATCGACAAATCCTACTATGATCTAGAGATCGATAAGAAGCTGCACCACGCTTTCGCAGAGGCGCTACTGCAAAGCGGGAATTTCGAGGTTTTGGAGCTTACCAAGCTTGCTCGCAAAGGTCGCGATAACTACGGCTACATCAAGCTAAGCCACAAGGGCACGGATATCCTGCCTATCGGCAACGGCGCGGGCGGACACGTAGCAGGCTTCGGAATTTACGGCGTGTCGGGACACAAGATGATCTCGCGAATCGATGAGCGCGAGGCAAAATATAGCGCGCTAAACAATCTGTTTCAATACCCGATCGTAAGCTTAAACGAGCTAAAAGAGGCTCTGAGTGCGAGCATTTACGACGAAGCGGTGCAAAAGCTCAAAGAATTTGAGAGCTGGGGGCTTTTAGAGCTAAAAGATCAAAGATCGATCTTGAGCTTGGACGGAATTTTTTGGGGCAACAACATCAACGAAGAGATAGCAAACATTGTTAGAAAGGATTTTGTATGA
- a CDS encoding flavodoxin family protein: MKKIVLYTSQTGNTKKVGDAIAEQLGCESLNFRDFEGEVDDYDFIALGFYVDKGEAEAKFMRFLRKIHGKKLGVFMTLGAEPDGEHSRKCLDTFEEGLKANGNEIVREFACQGAIDPNLLEMMRKMAAGGNSPHPITPERLARWAEAAKHPDEKDLADAKAAFAGIE; the protein is encoded by the coding sequence ATGAAAAAAATCGTGCTTTACACCTCACAAACGGGTAACACGAAAAAGGTGGGCGACGCGATCGCCGAGCAACTGGGCTGCGAGAGTCTAAATTTCCGCGACTTTGAGGGTGAGGTCGATGACTACGATTTCATAGCCTTGGGCTTTTACGTCGATAAGGGCGAAGCCGAAGCGAAATTTATGCGCTTTTTACGCAAGATTCACGGCAAGAAGCTTGGCGTTTTTATGACTCTGGGCGCGGAGCCGGACGGCGAGCACTCGCGCAAGTGCCTGGATACCTTTGAAGAGGGGCTTAAAGCAAACGGCAACGAGATTGTAAGGGAGTTTGCCTGCCAGGGCGCGATCGATCCGAATCTACTTGAAATGATGCGCAAAATGGCGGCCGGCGGCAACTCGCCCCACCCTATCACCCCCGAGCGACTTGCGCGCTGGGCGGAGGCTGCGAAACACCCCGACGAGAAGGATCTGGCGGACGCAAAAGCAGCATTTGCGGGGATAGAATAA